Part of the candidate division WOR-3 bacterium genome, AGTCAACTGCATTTTGCAGTTGAGGGTCCACGAAGCGCTTTTAAAACTCAAAAAGAAGTTGGACGACGACATATCCGGCAAAAGAAAAAAAGTTATACTGACATACATCACGTCGAGAGGGCCCTGGTATAATTATTCATGGAAAGGAGACCAGGAAAAATCAGGCGGAGTCGTCTGTAATATTGGAATTCATTTTTTCGATCTTCTTCTATGGTATTTCGGCAAATCCCTGGACAGCAGAATTTATCTTAACGAAAAGAACAAGATGTCCGGCCGCATTGAACTCGAAAGAGCCGACGTCAGATGGTTTCTTTCGATTGACAGAAGCGATTTGCCCCAAGCATGTACTCTGGAAAACAGAACAACTTACAGATCAATCACCATAGACGGAGAAGAGGTAGAATTTACAAAAGGATTCACTGATCTTCACACTAAAGTCTACGAAGAAATCCTCAAAGGGAAAGGTTTCGGAATAGATGTGGTGAGACCTTCAATCGAACTTGCATACTCCATGAGGACGGCAAAAATTGTAGGAAAACCCGAAAATCCCCACCCTTTTCTTGAAACTCTGATAGAACAACACAAATAATATATAGAGGAGGCTCCATGCAGGATCAGGGAGTGAAGAAAACGCCTGACGATATTTTAAAAAGGATTCAGGAAGAAAACATTAAATTCGTAGATCTCAAATTTATTGATCTGGTGGGAAAATGGCACCATTTGACTTTGCCGGTTTCCAACGTCAAGCATTCGCTTTTTGAAAAAGGAGTGGGATTCGACGGATCGAGCTGTTCGGGATTTACTTCTCTGGAAGCGGGAGACCTCAACGTAATCCCGGATCCTGAAACCGCTTTTATAGACGATTTTTACGAAATCCCCTCTCTCTCTTTCATTTGCGATATTGTCGAAGCAGACACTCTGAAACCTTTTAAAAGAGACCCGAGAGGAGTCGCCAAAAGAGCCGAAAAATACTTGAAAGAATCCGGAATAGCCGACGAGAGCCACTGGATGCCGGAACTCGAATTCTATGTTTTCGACTCGGTCCGCTATTCTTCCGAACCCTACGATTTCGGCTTCGGAGTCGATTCTCTTGAAGCCCACTGGAACTCACCGGAAGAAAGGACAGAACCGTGGATAAAGCATAAAGGCGGATATCACGCCATATACCCTTCTGATTCACTTCACAATTTGAGAGCTGAGATATGTGTCGCTTTGGAAAAAGCCGGTGTGGCAGTCAGATATCACCATCACGAAGTCGGAGGGGCAGGCCAGGCCGAGATCGAGCTGGCTCTTTCGCCGGGTCTCGTTAAATGTGCAGACAAGGTGATAATATCAAAATATGTAATAAGAAACGTTTGTTTTAAAAGAGGAAAATCCGTAACTTTCATGCCTAAACCGATTTTCGATGAACCGGGAAGCGGGCTTCACTTTCATCAGAAACTGCACAAGAACGGCAAAAATATTTTTTACTGTTCCGGCGGATATTTTGACCTGAGCGACGAAGCGACGCATTACATAGCAGGTCTGGGCACTCACGGTCCTTCAGTCATGGCGTTTACCAATCCTTCGACAAATTCCTACAGAAGGCTTGTGGAAGGATACGAAGCTCCGACGCGCTTTTTCTTCTCAGTGGCAAACAGAAGTTCAGCCATTAGGATTCCCAAATCAGCCGTGTCCGAAGATCAAAAAAGGATCGAATTCCGCATGCCGGACGCCACGTGTAATCCTTATCTTGCTGTTTCGGCGATGCTGATGGCTGGACTCGACGGAATAAAAAGGAAGATTTCTCCGGCGAAGTTCGGACCTCTCGACAAAAACCTGTTTGAACTTCCTCCGAGAGAACAGAGAAGATTCCTGCCGATTCCTTCCTCGTTTGAAAACTCGCTGGACTCTCTCGAGAGCGACAACGAATATCTTAAACAAGAAAGCGTATTCGACGAAGAACTGATAGATGTTTGGAAGGAAATTAAAATCAAGAACGAAATAATTCCTCTTAAAATAAGAACACACCCCTATGAAATCGAGTTGTATTACGACCTCTGAGCGTTTAAAAAAGACGAAAATCGGACTGTTCATATATGATTCGGTCTGGATAGTTCTGGGATCTTTTCTCGCGGGAGCCGGTATTTCTCTTTATCTTGTGCCTCACAGAATAGCCCCCGGAGGTATAAGCGGACTGGCTCAAGTACTCTACATCCTTTTCGGCTTTCAAACTGGCGTCGTAATGTTTGCTTTCAATATTCCTCTTTTCATTCTGGGTGTCATTTTCATTGGAAAAACATTCGGTGCAAAGACAGTCTGGGGCATAATTACTCTCTCGTTTTTCGTCGATCTTTTTCAGCCGGGAAACGCTTTCACGACAAAAATAATGCCGTCATTTCTTGTCAGTATACCTCAGTATGAAGGCTATTTTTCACTCACTGACCAGACAGTGCTTGCTTGTTTTGCAGGTAATGTTCTGCTCGGCGTAGGACTTGGAGTGATATTCAGACACAGAGGATCCACTGCCGGAACCGACATCCCGGTGGCGCTGATAAAAAAATACACAGGCCTGCCTATGGGAATGGGGTTTATGATAGTGGACACGGTCATAATCCTTCTGGCTTGCCTGGCGTTCAAGGATTTGAATCTTCTGATCTGGGCTCTTCTCGGACTTTTTATTTCGGCTAAAACGTGTGATCTTGTTATGCAGGGCATCTCAATCGCAAAAACCGCCTACATAATTTCGGACAAATACATAGACATAAACGAGCAGTTGAATTCAACCCTCGGTAGAGGAACGACGATGATAAAGTCCGAAGGCGGTTTCACAGGAATTGACAGACCGATGATCTTCTGCGTAATATCGAGAAATCAGGTATTTCAGTTGATTGAAATAGTCAAGGAAATAGACAAAAATGCTTTTATTGTCCTCTACGACGCTTTTGATGTACTCGGTTCGGGATTCAAGAGAATAGACAGAACGACGTTGTAAAAAGGGGGGC contains:
- a CDS encoding Gfo/Idh/MocA family oxidoreductase; the encoded protein is MKNFAMTGVAGYIAPRHLEAIKNTGNNLIAAVDPHDSVGILDRYFPDASFFTEIERFDRHLEKLRRKSEEERAHYLSICSPNHLHDAHIRLALRLDTNAICEKPLVLKPSNLDALEKLEEETGKKVNCILQLRVHEALLKLKKKLDDDISGKRKKVILTYITSRGPWYNYSWKGDQEKSGGVVCNIGIHFFDLLLWYFGKSLDSRIYLNEKNKMSGRIELERADVRWFLSIDRSDLPQACTLENRTTYRSITIDGEEVEFTKGFTDLHTKVYEEILKGKGFGIDVVRPSIELAYSMRTAKIVGKPENPHPFLETLIEQHK
- a CDS encoding YitT family protein — translated: MKSSCITTSERLKKTKIGLFIYDSVWIVLGSFLAGAGISLYLVPHRIAPGGISGLAQVLYILFGFQTGVVMFAFNIPLFILGVIFIGKTFGAKTVWGIITLSFFVDLFQPGNAFTTKIMPSFLVSIPQYEGYFSLTDQTVLACFAGNVLLGVGLGVIFRHRGSTAGTDIPVALIKKYTGLPMGMGFMIVDTVIILLACLAFKDLNLLIWALLGLFISAKTCDLVMQGISIAKTAYIISDKYIDINEQLNSTLGRGTTMIKSEGGFTGIDRPMIFCVISRNQVFQLIEIVKEIDKNAFIVLYDAFDVLGSGFKRIDRTTL
- the glnA gene encoding type I glutamate--ammonia ligase translates to MQDQGVKKTPDDILKRIQEENIKFVDLKFIDLVGKWHHLTLPVSNVKHSLFEKGVGFDGSSCSGFTSLEAGDLNVIPDPETAFIDDFYEIPSLSFICDIVEADTLKPFKRDPRGVAKRAEKYLKESGIADESHWMPELEFYVFDSVRYSSEPYDFGFGVDSLEAHWNSPEERTEPWIKHKGGYHAIYPSDSLHNLRAEICVALEKAGVAVRYHHHEVGGAGQAEIELALSPGLVKCADKVIISKYVIRNVCFKRGKSVTFMPKPIFDEPGSGLHFHQKLHKNGKNIFYCSGGYFDLSDEATHYIAGLGTHGPSVMAFTNPSTNSYRRLVEGYEAPTRFFFSVANRSSAIRIPKSAVSEDQKRIEFRMPDATCNPYLAVSAMLMAGLDGIKRKISPAKFGPLDKNLFELPPREQRRFLPIPSSFENSLDSLESDNEYLKQESVFDEELIDVWKEIKIKNEIIPLKIRTHPYEIELYYDL